The region AAATTTTGTTCTTGGCTGTTCTGTTGTCGCTGTCGATCCAATTGCCGATCCAGACCAACCGATGCGATTGAACGACCGGCAAGCATCAACGTCACGACGGCTAGAAACGACAGGTGTACGCCGGTAGAAAACAGATTTAACGGGTTCTTCAGCAACAATAGCACCGCCGCGAAGGCCAAAGTGTTCAGTGGCTGGCTGGTGCGGCGGAAACACGCAGCCAACATCAAGACACCGATCAAAATCGCGGCGCGTAAGACCGGCGGTCGCCCCCCGGTCATGGCCACATAAATCGCGCTCAGCGAAACGATGATGATCAACCGTGATATCGGACGTAGTCCAGCACCGGCGATCGCCCACGAAACAAACAGCACCAAGATGGCCAAGTGCATTCCGCTGACGGACAACAAGTGGGCCGTGCCGGTCGTGAGCAACGCATCACGCATTTCGGCATCGACCAGTTCGCGTTGCCCGAGAATCAATGCGAGGGCAAGCGATCCGGTTTCCCGGTCGGTGTGCCGCAGCAAAGACTCGCGTCCGGAGTTCGCGATCGATGCGACCGAGCGGTGCACCCAATCGGTAGACGCTTGCAACCGTACAATCGCGTCGGCGTTCTTCGTTTCCATTCGGGCATGCAGCCCACGCCTTCGATAGGCGATGCGTAGATCAGGTTCACCCGGATTGGTCGGTGCGTCGAAAGCTCGTAACCAGCCATACACTTCCAATCGTTCACCCGGCAGTCGCCCGCTATGGTCTCCTTCGGTCGTGACCAAGACCTTGCCGTCGCAAGGTGACCAGCGATCGTGTTGGCGAAACGAGTCGACTCGGACAACCAATTCGCTGTTGTAAGTAGCGATGGCATCGCGAGTATGATGGCTAAGTCTTAAGGTGACCCGTTCGGCGAGTTTGCCGCGGACGATGACGGGGATCGCTTCGCTTTGCAGCAAACGACCGATCGTAGCCGAGCGATAGCGGTGTTCAAGAAACGCATGCCAACAAGCAAACAGGCACAGCACTGCCAATCCACTTGTCACAGCTGACAATCGAACCGGACGAGCCTGACGAGGTCCGACGATTTCACTTGTCAACCACGAAGCGGTCGCGATCCCACCCCAGATCAGCAGGCTGGTGTTCAAGGATCGAAAGGTCGCCCAATCAAGCAAGATTCCCAGGACGGCAACGACCGTGAAGATCAGAGCCGGGTAACGATGTAAGGCTTCGCGAATCGAGAAGTCAGATTCGATCCAGCGGTGCCCCTTCAGCGCAGCGACGACCGATCGAACACTGGAAAAACGTTGCCCCGAAGAAAACCGCACCGTCGAATCGTCCTCGTCGACATCGAATGAACGCAGCCGTGCGGCCGATCATCATCGGATCAGCCGCGCGGCAATGAACTGTTGCACGGATGGTATGATAGAGGTTCTGTGGCGGGGGGTGTTCGTCAGTCAAGACATCGCGCGCTAAACTTAGAACGCGGAGCGACGCGATCGTTGTATCGATCGCTCCTCGTCGAACAAGTTCGCATTGAATCCATGACATCGATTTCACAGACACTGATATGAAGTACTTGTTGCCCCGTTCGCTTGCCTCGTTCCTCGTTATTGGTTTGACCTCAGCCGTGCCAGCGCAAAACGCGACTTCGAAATTGACCTATCCGGAAACCGAAACGGTGGACATCACCGATACCTACCACGGAATCTCCGTGGCGGATCCATATCGTTGGTTGGAAGATACCGAAAGCGACGCGACTCGGGCCTGGATCGATGCACAAAACGAGGTCACACAAAATTACCTGCAATCGTTACCCGGACGTGACGAGATGCGGCAGCGTCTTGAAAAACTTTGGAACTACGAACGCTACGGGATCCCGCGTCGTCGCGGTGATCGTTACTTCTATTCGCACAACGATGGGCTGCAAAACCAAAGTGTCTTCTACACCGCCGAGTCGTTAGATGCCCCACGAAAGGTTTTGATCGATCCGAACACCCTTAGCGAAGACGGCACGGTTGCGTTGGCGTCGACGGCGGTCACCAAAGACGGCACGCTGGTGGCCTATGGACTAGCCGATGGGGGCAGTGACTGGCGTACTTGGAAAGTGCGTGATGTTGCGAGTGGGGAGGATCTTGAAGACGTCGTCCGTTGGGTCAAATTCAGTGGTGTCGCGTGGCTGCCCGATAACAGCGGCTTTTTTTATTCACGCTACGACGCGCCCGAAGAAGGCGCCGAACTGACCGGGACAAACGAAAACCAAAAGATGTACTTCCATCGATTGGGAACGACTCAAGACAACGATCCGTTGATCCTGGCCCGCCCTGACAATCCAAAATGGGGATTCTCGCCCAGTGTAACCGATGACGGGCGGTTCCTTGTGATTCACAACTGGAAAGGCAGCGAGCCGAAGTCACAGATTTTCATCAAACGTCTCGATCAAGAGTCCGCGGAGGTCAAAGAACTGATCATCGGGTTCGATGCCGAGTATGAATTGGTCGGATCGGTCGGCGATCGACTTTATTTTCTTACCGATCACGAAGCACCTCGCCGCCGCCTAAT is a window of Roseiconus lacunae DNA encoding:
- a CDS encoding ComEC/Rec2 family competence protein; amino-acid sequence: MRFSSGQRFSSVRSVVAALKGHRWIESDFSIREALHRYPALIFTVVAVLGILLDWATFRSLNTSLLIWGGIATASWLTSEIVGPRQARPVRLSAVTSGLAVLCLFACWHAFLEHRYRSATIGRLLQSEAIPVIVRGKLAERVTLRLSHHTRDAIATYNSELVVRVDSFRQHDRWSPCDGKVLVTTEGDHSGRLPGERLEVYGWLRAFDAPTNPGEPDLRIAYRRRGLHARMETKNADAIVRLQASTDWVHRSVASIANSGRESLLRHTDRETGSLALALILGQRELVDAEMRDALLTTGTAHLLSVSGMHLAILVLFVSWAIAGAGLRPISRLIIIVSLSAIYVAMTGGRPPVLRAAILIGVLMLAACFRRTSQPLNTLAFAAVLLLLKNPLNLFSTGVHLSFLAVVTLMLAGRSIASVGLDRQLDRQRQQNSQEQNFQQLVDEASPRWRRFGGVVFRFVFQMAWMSACVTAVSLPYVWSQFHLISLVSVLTNVLVWSGLMIALPAGVLVVIFEPIAPWLSELPGAGCQFALRYMSTVIRWSASIENGHVWLPSPNGFSVGSFYVVLMFTLVLKGPIARWVRLGWIAVWILVNVWLVTQVAPLPPTVLEATFVDVGHGTSVIVRSYDQTLQREGIWLYDCGRLGNQQMTSWPIDRALWSMGITSIDEVYLSHADSDHFNALPALLDRFAIGKIITPPEMLMGDGDLLARLRTAIDNAGVPVVEVHSDRRDPRWTLPGNVSVLHPPASRIEGNDNVNSLVLSIQHADTTLLLPGDLEPPGTQVLVNHPRPRPGGVMMAPHHGSLRMNADMVLAWARPGETIVSGGQRAGRPEVHDMLSQTGSGVYVTAQKGAIRVRLDQDGKTEIRSWLERPW